The genomic DNA ATATGTGCTGTCACATCGGGCACCTGCAGCAGACCGATCGCGCACAGCGCGCGGGCGGCCATCCGGTCGAGAGGGTGGGCACTGCCGAGCAGCAGGTCGTAGCTGACCGCCAAGCTGGATCTGACCGCGAGGTCGCCCACCTCCAGTTCGTGCAGCCGCCGCCGTTCGTCCTGTAGCCGTTCCACCAGATCGGCTACGCGCCAGCGCGACCGGTTCGCCAGCCGGGCTCCCGCAATCCGTACAGCCAGAGGCAGGCTTCCGCAGAGCTCGACCAGGTGAGCCGTCGCCACTGTGTCCTCGGCGACCCGCTGGGCGCCTGCCAGTTTCGCCAGAACGGCGGCAGCCTCCGTCCGGCGCAGGCTACCGAGCAGCACGCCGACGCAGCCGTCGAACGGGGAGAAGGTCTCCCGGCTGGTCGTCAGGACCACGTTTCCCACCGGGACCGACAGCAGCGGTCGGACCTGTGCCAGGTTGGCGGCGTCGTCCAGCACAACGAGGATCTTGCGGCCGTCGAGCTCGCTGCGCCACACGGCGGCTGCCTCGTCGGCGTCATCGGGAACAAGATGTGAGGGGACACCCAGATCGCGCAGGAACCGGCCGATCACCTCGGCAGGCTCGAGCTGCTTGATCCCCGACGTGGCCCCGTGCAGATTCGCATAAAGCTGCCCGTCCGGAAAGTGACCGTGGGCCAGGTGGGCGGCCCGGACGGCCAGGGTCGACTTTCCCGAGCCTGGTGCCCCGGTGATCGCGACGACATATCGGGGCGGGCTGCCGTCCCAGGGGGCGAGCAGCCGTCTCAGCCGGATGAGTTCTTCCGCCCGTCCGACGAAATCAACGGAATCACGTGGCAACTGCCGGGGGATCGGGGCATGCGGACGTGTTTCGGCGGCGGGGAGAGGGGCCTGCGGCGCGGTCAGATCGAGGACGCTCGCGGAGGCGAGAATCCGCTGGTGGAGATCCTGGATCGGCCGGCTCGGCTCGAGTCCTGTCTCCTCCACGACCGTCTTCCTGAGGCCCTGATAGGTGCTCAGCGCCGCGGCACGGTCTCCTGTCCTGTACAGGCCCAGCATCAACTGTCCCCACAGCCGCTCTCGTAATGGGTGGGCGATGACCGCCGGGCGCAGGTCGGACACCACCTCCCGGTATCTGCCCAGATTGAGCCGGATCTCCGAGAGTTCCTCCAGAGAGGCGACGTACTCCTCGGAAAGGCGGGCCGCGGCGTCGTCGAGAGCCCGGCTCCCCTTGGCGTCGAGAAGAGGCTCACCGCGCCACAGATCCAGAGCCCGCTCGAAGTGGTGATGCGCGGTGTCCGAATCCCGGTCCCGGAAGGCGCGCCTGGCCTGCCGGGCGTGGTCTCGGAAGACCGATAGATCGAGATCGTCCCGGTCGAGGGCGATGAGATATCCGTCCGCCTGTGTCTCTATCGGTGCCGAGCGCAGATCATCGGGACAGAGCAACTTGCGCAATGTATGAACGTATGTCTTGAGGTTCCGCTCTGCGGACGGCGGCGGGTTGTCACCCCAGAGCGAGTCCATCAGATGATGGTTGGAGACGGGGGAGTTGGCCTCAAGGAGAAGCGTCGCCAGAAGCTGACGATGTTTCAGGCGCGGGATGGAGACGGTCGCACCCTCGGCGTCGCGGACCTCCAGCTTACCGAGCACCAGAAAGGTCACGTGGTGAGTCCTAATGTCAGTGCACTCAAGCCGCCTCAAGTGCTTCCAATCAGATCTTCCAGATTGATGGTATTGATATTACCGCTCAAATCAGGAAGGCAGTCTCCCGGCAGCTCGTAATGTATTGGCGGTGTATTTCGTTCCTCGCATTCAATGCCTGTGGCAGGGGCGCCGAATGGATGGGTCCCCGAAGGCGGTCGATCGCCGCGGTTTAGACGGTGATCTTCTATGGTGGCCGCCTGGATCCGGCATCCGGGACGTCGGATGGCTCTGGCTCAGGGCATGGGACCGGTGAGGAGGCGAAGTCCTTGCGCCACCTCCCAGAAGTCTGAACGTGGGCCGGATGAAGCGCCGGGCCTGCCTCGAACGATCGGCGGTGCCGCTGGTGAGATCACACCGAGCCGGACTGCCGGTGGGCGGGCGCGATCGTCGAGGGAATCGCAGGAAGAGAGACGGTGTCGCTCATGGATGTGGCGGGTCGCCGAATCCACAGCGGTAACGTGTTTGCCGGATGGCGCATGACGTCCGGCTCCGGCTCTTCGGGTTGCGCTTTGACGGCAGTGGACCGTATAGCCGGTGAGAGGCGAGCGATTCGCTCCGTCCATCTGGTAAAAGCGCCGAACGCACGGTATCTTGCTCTTGCAGTCAGTATTCCAAAGCAGTTCCCGGCCCTGGTCGGTTTTATCGCCGATATGAGGGTGATCGGCAGAGAAACCGCTTGGCCGCAATAAGAACAGAGCGAGGATACCGGTGACGCGTAGGTGCTCTTGGCGGTTCATGACACTGCGGCGTCACGAAGTCGGCACAGAGCCCCTACGCGTTTGAAACCAGGTGACCTACTTCTCTCCACCGTCGGGTGGGGATGCCGGGACGGAGACGGCCGGCCGTCCCTGACCTCCTCGAATCCATAGGAGGAGATGGCAGGCCTTCGCCTTAGAGAGGCCAGCCCCAACCCAGCTGACTTGTTGTGGTCACAGTTGTGGTCTCAGGGGCAGACGAATCATCGGCGAGGGCCGTAGCATTGCCGGTGACGGCAAACACGGCCGCAAAAATCATGGCGAGGGCAGACAGAGTGACGCGTTGGCGCATGGGGGAGACTCCTGTCGTGGATGCTGCTGCTCAAGCGATATTTTTCAAGGGGTAACGTGATCGGTCAAGACTTGGTCGGACAGCGCATCAAGAACGTCCGTCGTCAGCGCGGGTTTTCTCAGGCGCAACTTGCTCATCCTGAACTGTCCGACAGCTATGTCTCTCTCATCGAGAGCGGCAAACGCACGCCGACGCCCGCAGTTCTAGAGCTGCTGGCCGAAAAGCTTGACTGTTCCCTCACCTATCTTATCAACGGTGTGACGGCCGAGCAGATGGAGGAGATCGAGCTCGCTCTGCGCTACGCCCGCCTGGCCCTGGACAACGGCGAGGTGGCCGAGGCGCGCGCACGGTATGCCGAACTGCTCGACGACAGCGGTCTCGTGGGTCTGCCCCAGGTGAGACAGGACGCGGAGTACGGTCTCGCGCTGGCCACCCACGCCTGTGGTGATCTGGAGGCGGCAATCGCTCTCCTTGATGGCCTGAGGCGGCGCCCCTCGGCGGCGATGGCTCCCGAACGGCATGTCAGCGTCGCTATCGCGCTCAGCAGGAGCTACCGCGAGAGCGGGGATCTGTTGCAGGCGGTGCGGGTGGCGGAGGACATTCTGGGGGGAGCCGTCCGTCCCGTCTGGAGCGAGGGGCTGATCGAGCTAGGCACGGCCCTGCTGGCCGCCTACGCCGAGCGTGGAGACCTGCTGAGAGCGCACCAGTTCGGTGCCGAACTGCTCGCCGCCGCCGAACTGGTCGGCACTCCGCGTGCCACGGTGCTGGCCCTCTGGGCGGAGGCGATCGTCGCCGCCGAGACCGGCCGCCTCGACGAGGCTGTCAGCCTGGCGAACAAGGCCCTTGCCATCTACTCCGAGAACGGTGACTCGCGCGGCATCGCCGGACTCCGTATCGACTATGCCCAAATCCTGTTGATGGCCCGGCCTGCCGAGGTCGCAGCCTGCCGTGACATGCTGATACGGGTGGAGTCGGAGCTCCAGGAGAGCTCCATCGGCGCGACGTTCAAGATGAAGTGCGCACATCACCTGGCCCGTGCCGAGCTGATGCTCGGCCATCCAGAACGGGCACGAGAGCACATCCAGAGCGTCCTCAACATGATCGAGGACATGCCTAAGGAGCTCCAGACCGAGGCTCGCCTGCTGGCGGGAGAGACGATGGCCGAACTCGATCTCTCAGAAGAGGCCTCCCGACAGCTGACAGCGGTGGCCGACCTGCTCGAACAGGCGCCGCCCACCAGGCAGGCCGCTCACTGGTGGCTGTCCGCCGCCCAGGTCCTGGAGCGGATCGACGAACCGGCCCGGAGCGTGGACGCCTACCAGCGGGCACTGGCCTGCGTGGGACTGTAGACCGGGACGGGGAGGTCGGACCGTGTCGGGGCGTCGGTAGCCTTGGAGGTGTCATGAAGACTTCCCCAGTCGCGGTCGTTCTCGCGCTTCTCGCCGCCCTCGTCCTCGGCACGGCCTTCGCCTCGCCCGCTCTCGCCCATGACACGCTCAAAAGCAGCACCCCTGCCAAGGGCGCCAAGGTCGAGAGCCTGAAGCAGGTGAAGCTGACGTTCAGCGCCACGGTGCGCTTCCCGAACGTCGTCGTGCACACCGAGGACAACACCGCCCACCAGGACGGCAAGCCCGTCGTCGACGGCCCGGTGGTCACCCAGAAGCTCAAGGACGACCTGCCGCCCGGTGAATACGTCATCGCCTACCGGGTGGTGTCCTCGGACGGCCACCCGATCGAAGGGGAGATCCCCTTCACCCTCGTCGGCCAGAAGTCCCCGTCCCCGTCGGAGAGTGCCTCGACGGCCACGGCGCCCGCCCCGGCCACGCTCGCGGCCACGCCCACCCCGGCACCGGTCGCGGCTACGCAGAGTGAGCCCGAGCCCACAGGCGGCGTGCCCGGCTGGGCGTGGCTCGTCGTCGGCGGTCTGCTCGGGGTCGGCATCGGCCTGTTCTTCAGCATGAGGAAAAAGAAGCAGCCGTGAGCAACCAGGAGCAGGAGACGGTCGTCCAGGAGACGCGGACGGGGAACGGCCGGACGGTGAAGGTCGCGCTCGCGGGCGTGGCTGCGGCCGTGGCCGCCCTGGTGATCGCCATGATCGCCGGAGGCGCCGCGTTCCCGCGCATCATCCCCGGCCTGCCCGACGAGGGCGCGTTCACCCGCTGGGGGCTGCCGCTGTCCAAGCTGGCGATGGACGGGGCGGGTGTGCTCACCGTGGGCGCGCTGCTGGCCGCCGCGGTCTTCCTCCCCAACGACAAGGGCCTGCTCGGCAGGCCCGCCCTCGCCTACATCAGAGCCGCTTCGTGGTCCGCCCTGGCCTGGGCGGTCGCGGCGGCCGCGACGATGGTGTTCAGCCTGTCCGAGGTGCTCGGCCTGCCCGTCGCCGACGTGCTCGCCGGCAGCGAGCTCACCAGCTTCGCCAGCCAGGTGTCCCAGGGCATCGCACTGACCCTGGTCGTGCTGTTCGGAGTGGCGATCGCGCTGTTCGCCCGGGGGGCGATCACCGTCGGCGCGGCCGGCGGTCTGCTCGTGCTCGCCCTGGTCACCCTGCTGCCTCCCGCGCTGACCGGGCACTCCGCCTCCTCGCCCAACCATGACCTGGCCACCACCGGGGTAGCGGTTCACCTGATGGCCCTCGCGCTCTGGGTGGGCGGGCTCGCCGTCCTCTGCTTCCACGCGCTGCGCCGGCAGTCGCTGCTGGAGGTCGCCGCCACCCGGTTCTCCTCGATGGCGCTGTGGTGCTTCGTCGCCGTCGGCCTGTCGGGGCTGTTCAGCGTCGTCGCCCGGCTGACCTCGGTCTCGGAGCTGTTCACCTCCGCCTACGGCGTGCTGCTGCTGGCCAAGACCGTGGCGTTCGCGGGTCTCGGCGCCATCGGCTGGTGGCACCGGAAGCGGACCCTGCCCCGGCTCGCCGCCGGCGGCCCGGGGACCTTCGTCCGGTTCGCCTCCTGCGAGATCCTCATCATGTTCGCGACCGTCGGACTGGCCGTCGCCCTCTCCCGTACCGCCCCGCCGGAGGCGGTCCTCCCCGCCGACCGCGCCTTCGAGGTGCTCGGCTACTCCATGCCGCCGGAGATCTCGCCGGCCAACCTGGCCACGCTGTGGTGGTTCGACCTGTTCTCCGGCACGCTGATCGTCCTGCTCGGCGGCCTCTACCTGGCCGGAGTCGTACGGCTCGCGCGACGCGGCGACTCCTGGCCGGTGGGCCGTACCGTCGCGTGGTTCACCGGTGTGCTGATCCTGATCATCGCCACCCAGAGCGGCGTCGCCCGCTACGCCAAGGTGCTGTTCAGCGTGCACATGGCCGAGCACATGACGCTCTCCATGCTGGTGCCGATCTTCCTGGTGCTCGGCGCTCCGGTGACGCTCGCGCTGCGCGCGCTCAGGCCCGCCGCCCGCCGGGGAGACCGGGGGCCCCGCGAGTGGCTGACCACGATCCTGCACAGCAGGTTCGTCGGCTTCGTGGCCCACCCGGCGATCGCCACTGCCATCTTCATCGTCTCCACCTACGCGCTGTACTTCACCCCGCTGTTCGCCGCCGCGATGGAGGAGCACCTCGGCCACATCGCCATGACGGTGCACTTCCTGCTCAGCGGCTCCCTGTTCTTCTGGGTGATCATCGGCGTGGACCCGGCACCCCACAAGCTGCCCCATGTCGCCAGACTGATGGTGCTGTTCGTCACGATGCCCTTCCATGCGTTCTTCGGCATCGCGCTGATGAGCATGGGCACGGTGCTGGCCGGTGAGTGGTACGACCAGCTCGGCCGCACCTGGGGCGCCTCCTCGGTCGGCGACCAGCAGACCGGCGGCGCCATCGCCTGGGGCTTCGGCGAGATCCCGACGCTGATCGTGCTGCTCGCGCTGGCCTTCCAGTGGTGGCAGGACGACGATCGCAAGGCCCGCCGGGCCGATCGCCGCGCCGATGCCGCCGCAGCTCTCACCGGAGGCACCGGTGACGTGCAGCTCGACGCCTACAACGATTACCTGGCCAAGCTCAGTAAGCGAGACGGCGCCGAGTAGCCGGGTGGATACGGCTTCTAAACTTTATCTCTCCTTTCATGCCCCTCCGGTAGCCTTGAATGGGGGATAAGGCATCATCGCAGCGGGTGCAGCATCTGATCATCGCGCCACACCTGGTCACACGCGTCAGCCATATGCTGAGGCCGGGAACCGGTGGCTCCCATGTGCATGGGGAAGGTCGAGCAGTGTCCGAGGAAGTACGCATGCGTGAGAGGCGGAGCCGCAGTCTCGCTCAAGATCTTGAGGAGTATCTCTCCCGGTGGACCGAACGCACCGGAATCGCCGTCGAGGTCTGGGCATTGCCCGCCGACGGCACCTCGACCAGGGTCGCCCAGGCCGTGCTGGCCACGCTGAGCGAGGCGCTCGCCAACGTCGAGCGGCACAGCAACGCCGATGTCGTCTCCATCGCGGTGACCCTGGGTGACAG from Streptosporangium sp. NBC_01756 includes the following:
- a CDS encoding AfsR/SARP family transcriptional regulator, which produces MTFLVLGKLEVRDAEGATVSIPRLKHRQLLATLLLEANSPVSNHHLMDSLWGDNPPPSAERNLKTYVHTLRKLLCPDDLRSAPIETQADGYLIALDRDDLDLSVFRDHARQARRAFRDRDSDTAHHHFERALDLWRGEPLLDAKGSRALDDAAARLSEEYVASLEELSEIRLNLGRYREVVSDLRPAVIAHPLRERLWGQLMLGLYRTGDRAAALSTYQGLRKTVVEETGLEPSRPIQDLHQRILASASVLDLTAPQAPLPAAETRPHAPIPRQLPRDSVDFVGRAEELIRLRRLLAPWDGSPPRYVVAITGAPGSGKSTLAVRAAHLAHGHFPDGQLYANLHGATSGIKQLEPAEVIGRFLRDLGVPSHLVPDDADEAAAVWRSELDGRKILVVLDDAANLAQVRPLLSVPVGNVVLTTSRETFSPFDGCVGVLLGSLRRTEAAAVLAKLAGAQRVAEDTVATAHLVELCGSLPLAVRIAGARLANRSRWRVADLVERLQDERRRLHELEVGDLAVRSSLAVSYDLLLGSAHPLDRMAARALCAIGLLQVPDVTAHIVGALLDVPVDLAERAMERLVDGHLAEVGETGRYRLHDLVRLFAKEQALLQGTRVSRITALDRALSSYTATARLAVKLCGYPPAMVTGTDFQADPIPFLSREQAHHWLEHERANLLLAAAQGLAASEERTARLGAALAFSVFWHLHHSGFPSNFSMITRQCLAVGRRLGDRGITANAHNCLGISLAMTNRAEEAVSHIKEQLALCRELTDLHGEQKALGSLAELYFALKRYDQVLIYGEAQWKIASAIGFRSGEHFALIKIGASHHHLGHFDQALTTLDDALHQTRRDGNVYQETSVLEKLGDIHLDRGDPAAARDHYRAALSCAYTAKVTVAKPYMLLGLARSSRLLGEVEQASAYLERAFATAEVTGDQTLEKPLAQEREALLAARGRPLTAPDRVMTP
- a CDS encoding copper resistance CopC family protein gives rise to the protein MKTSPVAVVLALLAALVLGTAFASPALAHDTLKSSTPAKGAKVESLKQVKLTFSATVRFPNVVVHTEDNTAHQDGKPVVDGPVVTQKLKDDLPPGEYVIAYRVVSSDGHPIEGEIPFTLVGQKSPSPSESASTATAPAPATLAATPTPAPVAATQSEPEPTGGVPGWAWLVVGGLLGVGIGLFFSMRKKKQP
- a CDS encoding cytochrome c oxidase assembly protein, which produces MSNQEQETVVQETRTGNGRTVKVALAGVAAAVAALVIAMIAGGAAFPRIIPGLPDEGAFTRWGLPLSKLAMDGAGVLTVGALLAAAVFLPNDKGLLGRPALAYIRAASWSALAWAVAAAATMVFSLSEVLGLPVADVLAGSELTSFASQVSQGIALTLVVLFGVAIALFARGAITVGAAGGLLVLALVTLLPPALTGHSASSPNHDLATTGVAVHLMALALWVGGLAVLCFHALRRQSLLEVAATRFSSMALWCFVAVGLSGLFSVVARLTSVSELFTSAYGVLLLAKTVAFAGLGAIGWWHRKRTLPRLAAGGPGTFVRFASCEILIMFATVGLAVALSRTAPPEAVLPADRAFEVLGYSMPPEISPANLATLWWFDLFSGTLIVLLGGLYLAGVVRLARRGDSWPVGRTVAWFTGVLILIIATQSGVARYAKVLFSVHMAEHMTLSMLVPIFLVLGAPVTLALRALRPAARRGDRGPREWLTTILHSRFVGFVAHPAIATAIFIVSTYALYFTPLFAAAMEEHLGHIAMTVHFLLSGSLFFWVIIGVDPAPHKLPHVARLMVLFVTMPFHAFFGIALMSMGTVLAGEWYDQLGRTWGASSVGDQQTGGAIAWGFGEIPTLIVLLALAFQWWQDDDRKARRADRRADAAAALTGGTGDVQLDAYNDYLAKLSKRDGAE
- a CDS encoding sensor histidine kinase, giving the protein MRERRSRSLAQDLEEYLSRWTERTGIAVEVWALPADGTSTRVAQAVLATLSEALANVERHSNADVVSIAVTLGDRGLRMTVSDDGVGFSGPAAGRGVTAMRAHFADLGGTLTVNGVEGGGTTVTATAPRRARGV
- a CDS encoding helix-turn-helix domain-containing protein — translated: MLLLKRYFSRGNVIGQDLVGQRIKNVRRQRGFSQAQLAHPELSDSYVSLIESGKRTPTPAVLELLAEKLDCSLTYLINGVTAEQMEEIELALRYARLALDNGEVAEARARYAELLDDSGLVGLPQVRQDAEYGLALATHACGDLEAAIALLDGLRRRPSAAMAPERHVSVAIALSRSYRESGDLLQAVRVAEDILGGAVRPVWSEGLIELGTALLAAYAERGDLLRAHQFGAELLAAAELVGTPRATVLALWAEAIVAAETGRLDEAVSLANKALAIYSENGDSRGIAGLRIDYAQILLMARPAEVAACRDMLIRVESELQESSIGATFKMKCAHHLARAELMLGHPERAREHIQSVLNMIEDMPKELQTEARLLAGETMAELDLSEEASRQLTAVADLLEQAPPTRQAAHWWLSAAQVLERIDEPARSVDAYQRALACVGL